The sequence AGCTCAACACACTCCTGTGTCACCTCCCACAGGCTCCTCTCCAAGCACACCTGTTTCTCCTGGACAGACAGCAACGTGCCACTCATGAAGTCCCTGATCTGCTCTAAGCTGTTCGTGATCTGAAGGGAGACAAAAGAAAACCGTCAAAAACAGTATCATCAATTCATTCAttaatatattcttaattccattcctttactacgatttgtgtgtattaggtatatgttgtgaaattgttagatattatttgttaaatattactgcactgtcagagctagaaacacaacacccacaataacatctgctaaacacgtgtatgtgaccaataacatttgataagACCAAGTTCTTTGCTAAAATGAGACATTTTAAAAAGGGAACTGGATTTTTTTGTAATTCACTTATGGATATTTTTCAGAAGTACATTTAATCCAATAACGGATAGGATGAGACTCAGGACACCCTTTCCGTCACTGTGCATTAGATTGCTTATGCAGATCTCCACTGGTGCGGATACAAGCTTCTTGACCTGAAAATACAAAAGGGTGGACAGGATCAATGCACTAGATGAGTCTGCTACAAAATGTCAGAGCGTGGAAACATAAAGGACCGGATGTCACTACATACATAGGTTTACTGTTATGGTTGTAGCTGTTATTTACCAAGACCTTGTCTTTGTCCTGTAGGATGAGGATGCTCTCTCCATGAGTGTCTATCCCGGCCCGTCCAGCCCTCCCCACCATCTGCTTGTACTGGCTCCTCTTCAGGAAGTCTGCCGCCACGTACGGAGAACGCAGAATCACTCTGGTCCAAACACACAATGATGGATCCAATCAAGTCTACAATAAATGTCACTATCTAACACAGAGATGCAAATTCTGTTGTGACATGTCTCGTGAAAAAAGCTGATCCTTGTCTCCTTAGAAGCAGTAAAGTAGTCGGACAGGTTATGCTTCCTTGCTTTGACTTGCCTCCGAGCAGGTAGGTTGATCCCTGCAGCCAGCGTAGAGGTgcaggtgaggagacagagaacCCCTGCAGAGTAGGCCTCCTCCACCAGCTTCCTCTCTTCACTGGTCAACCCACTGTGGTGGTAAGCCAGGCCGTACGGCACCGTCTTCTTGAGCACCGGACACAGGGAGCCGTTCCCACTGCTCCTCAGCTCCTCCAGCAACACAGCCTTCTCTGCCTGCTTGTGCTGGATAAAGTCCCTGGAGAATTCAAGAAGAAGTGGCATGTTGTATCAATCACAATCCACACAATCACAACCACTGGACCGACTGACCATGATTTGGAGTACAGAGAAGAGAAATATAAAGATGTCTTTTTACTCTTTCAGGTACTTGCAGATCATCCCAGCCACGTTCTCACAGTTCTTCTTGGTGGGACAGAAGACAAGGCAAGACTGGCTTGGAATGACCTCAGTCACCAAGGCAACAATATGATCCTGATCGATCTTCTGCATGGCACTGGAGTACTGGAAAACAGAAGAATTAGACAGGTGCTAAGACTTCAAATACAATGTGAGTCAGCCTTCAAAAGCTGACTGCCTGGCACTGGAGTCCAGTATATCTTTAAATATATATAACTGATGGCTCTTCAAATCAAACGGATGATTATACCTTAAAGTTCAGGAGTCGAGAGAACCTGAAGCACTCCTCCTCCTTGGGGTCCACCTCGTATATGCTGTCCTTCAGTTTCACATACTCCTTCAGCTCAACCTGAAACACCATGGCTATCAGTGGCCAACCATCACAGAGACAATGGAGTACACAACACGCAGTCCAGCTTCTATTGGTTTAAGCTTTCAAAGAATACATTGGCGATTTTCATGTTGTATGTGGACTCTCACAAACAAGGAGGCATACCACAGAGGATCAAATAGCATTGCGTAGATCAAACCTATGGTTAGGGAATATCATACCGGTCTGAAGTCATTAGTGTAGTTCTCTGCCTTCAGAAACTTCTGTAGATCTTGGACATTGCCCAGAGTAGCACTCATTCCAATGATCTGAGTTGACTCTGTAAAGAAGGAAATCAGTTTCCCACACATTTTCAAAACATCTTCCTTCACAATGAATATGATGAGAGTAAAATAGCAGTCACACTTACTACTGATATAGAGCACTTTGGCTAGAGTCATCTCAATGATAGCTCCTCTGCTACCATCACCCAACATGTGGAGCTAATAAGAAGAGAAATGGAGTGGCATAAATAATTGGATACTACAGTACAATATAATTGATTCTGTCAAATACACAAGGCATCAACAGATACATTTATTGTGTCTCGTGAGTGGCTATTCTATGTTTTGTAAAGATAACATCTCAGATTTAATAAGATATTTGCATACCTCGTCCACAACCACCAGCCCCACATTGTCCAGTCTGTTGGCCTCTATGAGGGAGTTTACCAGGCCGTGTGCCTTCTCTATAGTGGCAATGTACAGGGACCTCTTGCCCCTTCCCTTCACTGGAGGGAACCTGCCCTTACTGCCAGCATACTCCTCCACCATGAAGTCTAGCTCCAGGCCAAAACTGGCCAACCCTCGAACCTGGGAATGCATTCAAAATACATAGCTCAGATTTGCCATTGACATACAaaaatgtttacatttacatttacatttaagtcatttagcagacgctcttatccagagcgacttacaaattggaaagttcatacatattcatcctggtccccccgtggggaatgaacccacaaccctggcgttgcaagcgccatgctctaccaactgagccacacaggaccgtTTAATTATAATCCCTTTGTACAGTTGGATGAAAGAGGAATTATATACATTTCGTAAACAAAACAATGACCACAATACCTTCTCCTGCACTAGAGATACGTAAGGCAGGATGAAAAGGGCATCCCTCTTTCTGCACAGAAGCTCTTTGAGGATAAGAATCTCAGCCACCAAAGTCTTCCCACCACTGGTGGGAAGAGAGTAGATGAGGTTTCTCCTCTGCTGAACTGAGTCCAGGTTTAGACAAGTTTTCTGCCATTCTGAAATATAAGAGAGCATTGTTATTGATGATACTCTAATATGAAGCAGGGCAAGAGCTCAAATTACTCACACTTAGCAAGACAACCAGACACTTTGAAAACATAGCCATGTTAAAGTTGATGCAGAACTAGTGAGGACATGCAATTAGACAGGGAAAAGGAATAGAAATCCATTCACCATATAAATCTTTGATTCCTTTGAGATTGCATATCAGCTCCTTCACTTTGGTGGGAAGACCAAAGAAAGGCCCCCGGTCTGTTGTCGCCATGGAGACAGATTCCATAGCCTGCATGGCAACACTGATCTCCTCTGTAACTACGGCCTCCTTCTGCACTGCAGTCCGGGAGACACTAGAAGGAGTTGCTGCATTAGCCATCATAGCTCTCTTCAGATGATCGGACACGCTCTTCCTTGCCTTGGGGGCGATATGCCTCTCATTTCTATCTTCAGTGCTGACAGACTTCTCAGGATGTCTCATAGGCATGGAGGTTTTGTCCTCATCTGTACAGCAGTTCCTGTCTGCTGTTTGAGGATTTTGTAGAAAAGCGAGTTGTGAGCTTGGCATGTCTAGGAAAGCATCATCCGTGAAGCCCTCCAGGAATGATTCTGTCATTGAGTCATCACATGATTGTTTCGGACAGTTGTCTGTTGAAGACTTCAGTGAGGTGAAGTCAGGGTTCCCAGCAAGCAGAACCACAGGGCATCTGCTGCTGGTTGTATGGTCAATGTCATGCGGTCTCATGTTCTGCCCCACTCTATCAAGCTTTGCCAGGGAAGAGCTGTCACTTACAATACTGTCATAGTCCCCAAATAGGTCCTCAGTGTCActgcagtactgcaaaaaagcaACGTTAAGAAACAGTAAATGCACTTGTAACTCACTCAATATCATGTTGAAATTACAGTaaaatcatcagaccacatgaacTGTATAATGCACCATTGTGATATTAGTTAGCTACCCACCTCACTGAACTTTGCATCCATGGATTGGTCCATAGCTCTGGAAAGCTCTATCTGTCCCGTGTTGTCAGGACATTGTCGTCCAGAAGCACTGGTCCTTTTCCTTGCGGGCGTGAGATTACTTATTCGTCTATCCCTGGACCGCTTCCTCGAGGACAGTCGTTTTACTTTGATTTCGGCACTCATTGTCAAACCTGACTCTGTCGGTGAGGTCACTGACGTTAGCCTAAGCAAACACTAGTAGCATTCCAGCTATGTTGGCATGCTAACGAGCTACTAGCTAAGTAACGTTAGTAAATACAATACAATCATGTTGGCTGACAGGGTGAGCTCCTCAATTAATTTGCTACTGAGTCAAATTGGCTGACTGAGTGAGTTGGCTAGCTATCTTGAAAAAAAATAGATAGCTGACGTTAACGTTGGCTAACTTAACGCTAAATGTTAAGTGAGCAAACTCAACAGTCTTTCGTTAGCTGAAAGTAGCTAAATTGACTAGACATGGTTAAAACTTGACTTACTATTAAATCGTCTTTAACAACCGCGAATACAAAATATAAACTAGAGAATACATTTTGAAGAGTAACTAACCGGATACATACAATACAGACGACAATTATGAATTTGTAAACATGAGTCTAACGTATTAGCCAATCAGAGACGAGTAAAGATAGTAACTATAAATTGAGTCGGGTGGAGAACGGAACTTTTTTCCGACCTATTGATACAATCAGTCTAATTGTACCGTAATGTATTTGAATATTAGATTCATTATATTCTATGGAAGTTTTAGATTTGTTATGTGGAAATTGTACAAACTATCACTTCGAAAATACATTCATTTTGGGAGGAACGTTTGATCATGGGCCAACATATAAACGTGAACAGGAAATTACGTCAAATAGACAGAGCTCAATTTTGGCTCTGCAATTGAGATTGTTCAACGTTACTCGCTGGTCGATAGAGGGGTGTGCGCCTCTATGGGGTAATGTTTCGTGTTAATTATTCGCATGTGGAAAGCAATGCCGAGACAaacggaggaggaatggaggggaaaagagagggagtagaggtctaagagagtgagggaagaagagggtgagcttgagtcGGAGAAAAATTGCGGGGAAAAGGGAGCTTGCTTGtcaaagaagaatggtagaaagtgtaagcagagggAGCTGAAGACAGGAGTAATTGAAGTGAATTAGGATGAAGTATCTGGAGGTGGTAGGTGCGGTAAAGTTATCGGAGACCGAGGTATGCACCGAGGATCAGGATGAAGAAGAGTctgacagtaggagtgaagtttATGGAAAAAGTGGACTCTTGCCATTCGGTTGACCCATTTGCGGTTTCACGGTGGGTGAAAAGAGTTGGGTCAtgtggaatcggtgagggtaacTTGAAGTGGTctagtgataattgtttgtgtttctgttgaGGAAGAATGCGCTCCAAGTAAAACGAATGGGGGTAAGTAAAGTGAAGTGTTTCGATCTCAAGAAAAAAGGCACCAAtgaaaggagtgataactggGGTAGCAGTAGATATAAACGTTGACTAACTGAGGGCAAATATTCCCGGTGTATGTGATGCTCGTCGTTTAAAgcgacgcagacagggtggcgagagtggagaaacagaagagtcattgtctgttcttttgagttttgaagttCAGTCTTTGCCTGACAAAGTGAAGTTAGGATATATAAATTATCCTGTACGAGCGTATGTGCCGTGTACGTTAagatgttacaggtgtcaagcttatgggcatgtggcagcagtgtgtaggagggagggtcCAAGGTGTGAGaaatgtgcagaagggcatgagacaaaggaatgtgtagtattgggggaaagtagtggaatgtgttaattgtaggggtgcccattgTGCTGGGGATCAGACATGtcccgtgcgagagaggcagtttgaggtttccagggttagagtagagcAGAAGATGTCATCTGCTGAGACAGTGAAGAAAGATGGGTTAAGGGGGGAGGAGTGGTAAGAGTAGTAGAGatataccagtacagagggataggccaaaaaGTAAaatatgtttcagtaagattggattttttaGCTTTTATAGCAGTGGTTATTAATTATACTGCAGGGTTGGTTCGGGAAGTCTCAGAAAatggaggttgtggtggcagctgctgagaggtatttgggtgtgtaAGAGTTACATGATGTATTAAGTGGTtatgtcccatcctttcagggtgatggcatgaggtaggaataaatacatttaatttttgGAGTAGGGAGGtgttcattttattttatataattttgaAACTAGTGAGtatagtgttagatggtagggtatttatttAGTACATTATTTTTCAAGtaaagtataagggagttgtactccagtctagtagatggcggtaatgcaacaaatTGGATATCAACCGCTGTTAAATCTCATAGAAGAAGATTACGTCAAATAGCTTCCGGATCTTTCCTTCGCAGGTCAAAAATGTTTGCTGTCCGAAGCATTCGATctttacaatttacattttcACAACTTGGAGGCAcacgtaagaatgctgttctaTGTTTTGAATTAATTGCATTGCTAGTGATACAAGCATGATTATACTGACGTGTATAATCACTAAGATAACCTATTAGCTAAAtggatagctaacgttagctagcgttaGTTAACCTCTAGCTATGCCATCCATCATTAACTAGCCAACCACATGTCGTCTATTTAGCTGGCCAGAGCAACCTCTTTTGTGtgagttaatgtttgctttactTTTTATCACAGAACAATGTCTCAGAAGTCTGTCAGGCTCGTCTAATGTAGTCAAGAAGAACGATGACATGGTAAGCCATTTTAAAGCCACCTATtaatgttaggtagctagctaatagCTACCTTTCAAAGAGTGCACTAAGTAAAACGTTATCAATAGACTAAATGGATCCAGGATTACGTTTTTAAATGCAAATAGAACTTGATTTATATGTACCCTTAGTGCTCAGGGATAGCTCTCGAGAACGGTATACCCAGCTTTAGAGACTCACTCCATCTCGCATACAAAACAGCTGGATCAATGAACTACAAAATACCGACGTTCTGTTGTAACGTTTAGGAACATTAGTAATCCTCGCGATGTGGTTTTGTAAACGATTAGAAGTGCATTATCACATCAGCGAGAAATAATCTTTCAATTACAAAATATACACTTGCTCTAGGCAGTTTAGCCATGTTGCATCCTGCAGAATTTTAAATAACACTGGGCAAACCGAGGTATGAAGCTTCGCTCCCCAGCAATgacactacagtcgtggccaaaagttttgagaatgacacaaatattaatttccacaaggtttgctgcttcagtgtctttagatattgttgtcagatgttactatggaatactgaagtataattacaagcatttcctaagtgtcaaaggcttttattgacaattacatgaagttgacgcagagtcaatatttgcagtgttgtccCTTTTTAAAGACCTCtgaaatccgccctggcatgctgtcaattaacttctgggccacatcctgactgatggcagccttcttgcataatcaatgcttggagtttgtcataaTTTGTGGGtctttgtttgtccacccgcctcttgaggattgaccacaagttctcaattgggattaaggtctggggagttacctcgccatggacccaaaatattgatgttttgttccccgtgcCACTTAGttttcacttttgccttatggcaaggtactccatcatgctggaaaaggcattgttcgtcaccaaactgttcctggattgttgggagaagttgctctcggaggatgtgttggtgccattctttattcatggctgtgttcttaggcaaaattgtgagtgaccCCActtccttggctgagaagcaactccacacatgaatggtttcaggatgctttactgttggcatgacacaggactgatggtagcgctcaccttgtcttctccggacaagcttttttccggatgccccaaacaatcggaaaggggattcatcagagaaaatgactttaccccagtcctcagcagttcaatccctgtaccttttgcagaacatcagtctgtccctgatgtgtTCCttgaagtggcttctttgctgcccttcttgacaccaggccatcctccaaaagtcttcacctcactgtgcgtgcagatgcactcacacctgcctgctgccattcctgcgcaagctctgtactggtggtgccccgatcccgcaactgaatcaactttaggacacggtcctggcgcttgctggactttcttgggcgccctgaagccttcttcacaacaattgaaccgctctccttgaagttcttgatgatccgataaatggttgatttaggtgcaatcttactggcagcaatatccttgcctgtgaatcccattttgtgcaaagcaatgatgacggcatgtttccttgcaggtaaccttggttgacagaggaagaacaatgattccaagcaccaccctactTTTGaggcttccagtctgttattcaaactcaatcagcatgacagagtgatctccagccttgtcctcgtcaacactcacatttgtgttaacgagagaatcactgacatgtcagctggtccttttgtggcagggctgaaatgcagtggaaatgttttttggggtttCAGTTCATTGTCATGGCGAAGAGGGACTTTTCAATTAAttacaattcatctgatcactcttcataacattctggagtatatgcaaattgccatcatacaaactaaggcagcagactttgtgaaaattaatatttgtctcaacttttggccacgactgtatggaAGCAACTTTGCTAAACTGCGAtcagtaagtgtatattttgtatttgagcaATAAATTATCGCTTCTATGTAAGTAAGTTAtaaatgtttccaaaactgtgTCGTGTGAGACTTATTTGCATTTAGATGGCTTTGGCGCTCTGTCTGCACTTTGTGCCTGAGCTAATCATAATGGACATTGAATGACCCACTGTATCCATGCCATGGAGTCATGATAAGGGCTAGCTCAAGGAGTAACATTCCACCACATGTCAAGAGAATTATTACTTTTTTTTAACTTGATTTGAAGCTATATGTCATTTGACTACAAGGTCTATGACAACTACATTTGTTGTATGGATTTACCTAAATGTTTATCTCCCCAGCCTTTACAGATGGAGAATCCATACAAACAACCACAGAAGGGCTGCATTCTCTGTAACATCACAGTGGACTTCAAGAATGTTCAGGTCTGTCATTAGACTGCTGTGATGTGCAAGTATCCAATGTTTATTTATAATATGCCTAATTTTTCTCCAAACTTGATTCCAATAGCTGCTGTCCCAGTTTGTATCCCCACACACAGGAAGAGTTTACGGCAGGCACATAACAGGTGAGAACttggtcaggaaaagtgctgaaAATGTACACATCAGAGCAGAGGCTGTCGTGTCAAGGTGTTTATTCTTTTCCAGGTCTATGTGGTAAGAAACAGAGGGAGATCGGCAAAGCCATAAAGAAAGCTCATTCGATGGGTATGCCCTCAAATCACacattgtattattgactgtacattgAAAACAATGTCCACAACAAAAAGTTGCAGATATGGATTTATGGGACAGTGAAATTATTTTTACAAAATTGAGTGTAGAGACATTCAGAATGGGATTCTGATGTACTATGAGTTGGTTTGGAGTGTTTTCTTAACATACTTTAGAcacattttcataatgcattgtaGTCAATGGCAAGTGATGGCAATTTTCTCTGTAATGAACTAAAGTTGTGGGATCAACTACAAGCACAGAAAGAGTGAATAACGCCACATGAGAAAATGTGTGAACAATATGATCAAGTCTTCAGCAGCTTTAAACCTCGAGGTTGCTCTGTAATAGTTTCTCTTTGGAAACTTCAATGCGCCATCTATCACTACTGACCAGAGGATTTGTAATAACATTGTACTACAGACTTGTCTGGCTCAAAATGACCATGTTTTGATCATCCAGTCTTTCCTATAATAAATACTGGTAATGTTTTCCTCCACAGGATTCATGTCTGTAACCCACAAGGACCCACATTTTATGAAAGATCCAAATATCTGTGACATCCGGCACTTGGAGTAACTGTCCGCCTGTATTGTGGAGCTAGTCTAGCATAGATACTGTAATTGTGTATTAAAACATTTTTCAATGTGGAAGATTGCTTGTTAGTCACGTCTTTGAGCTGTCATGCTTGGGTTGAGTCATGAGACCAATAATCGTAACTCACTACACATGTGAAAATAATTTAATGCAATTCTGTACAAGTTCAATTACAGCTTGAactattttatatacagtaccagtcaagtttggacacctactcattcaagggtttttctttatttgcactattttctacattgtagaataatagtgaagacatcaactagaaataacacatggaatcatgtagtaacaaaaacgtgttaaaaatctaactatattttagattcttcaaagtagccaccctttgcctcgacagctttgcacacacttggcattctctcaacctccttcacgaggaatgcttttccaacagtcttgaaggagttcccatatacagtgagggaaaaaagtatttgatcccctgctgattttgtatgtttgcccactgacaaagaaatgatcagtctataattttaatggtaggtttatttgaacagtgagagacagaatatcaacaaaaaaatccagaaaaacgcatgtcaaaaatgttatgaattgatttgcattttaatgagggaaataagtatttgacccctctgcaaaacatgacttagtacttggtggaaaaacccttgttggcaatcacagaggtcagacgtttcttgtagttggccaccaggtttgcacacatctcaggagggattttgtcccactcctctttgcagatcttcttcaagtcattaatgtttcgaggctgacgtttggcaactcgaaccttcagctccctccacagattttctatgggattaaggtctggagactggctaggccactccgggaccttaatgtgcttcttcttgagccactcctttgttgccttggccgtgtgttttgggtcattgtcatgctggagtaaccatccacgacccattttcaataccctggctgagggaaggaggttttcacccaagatttgacggtacatggccccggccatcgtccctttgatgcggtgaagttgtcctgtcccctaagcagaaaaacacccccaaagcataatgtttccacctccatgtttgacggtggggatggtgttcttggggtcataggcagcattcctcctcctccaaacacggcaagttgagttgatgccaaagaactccattttggtctcatctgaccacaacacgttcaccaagttgtcctctgaatcattcagatgttcattggcaaacttcagacgggcatgtatatgtgctttcttgagcagggggaccttgcggacgctgcaggatttcagtccttcacggcgtagtgtgttaccaattgttttcttgatgactatggtcccagctgccttgagatcattgacaagatcctcctgtgtagttctgggctgattcctcaccgttctcatgatcattgcaactccacgaggtgagatcttgcatcgagccccaggctgagggagattgacagttcttttgtgtttcttccatttgcgaataatcgcagaaactgttgtcaccttctcaccaagctgcttggcgatggtcttgtagcccattccagccttgtgtaggtctacaatcttgtccctgacatccttggagagctctttggtcttggccatggtggagagtttggaatctgattgatttgattgcttctgtggacaggtatcttttatacaggtaagaaactgagattaggagcactccctttaagagtgtgctcctaatctcagctcgttacctgtatgaaagacacctgggagccagaaatccttctgattgagagggggtcaaatacttatttccctcattaaaatgcaaatcaatttataacatttttgacatgcgtttttctggatatttttgttattctgtctctcactgttcaaataaacctaccattaaaattatagactgatcatttctttgtcagtgggcaaacgtacaaaatcagcaggggatcaaatacttttttccctcacttgtatgctgagcacttgttggctgcttttccttcactctgcggtccaaatcatcccaaaccatctcaattgggttgaggttgggtgattgtggaggccaggtcatctgatgttgCACTCCATtgctctccttggtcaaatagcccttacccagcctggaggtgtgttttgtgttattgtcctgttgtaaaacatgattgtcccactaagcacaaaccagatgggatggtgtattgctgtggtagccatgctggttaactgtgccttgaattctaaataaattgccagcaaagcaccatcacacctccatgcttcatgtggGAACcagatgcagagatcatccgttcatctactcagcgtctcacaaagacacggcggttggaaccaaaaatctcaaatttggactcatcagaccaaaggacagatttccactggtctaatgtccattgctcgtgtttcttggcccaagcaagtctccttattgttgtccttttagttctggtttctttgcagcaatcaaccatgattcacgcagtctcctctgaacagttgatgttgagatttgtcttacttgaactctgaagcatttatttgagctgcaatctgcagtgcagttaactctaattaacttattctctgcggcagaggtaactcggtcttcctgtggcagtcctcatgagagccagtttcatcatagcgcttggtctttgtgactacacttgaagaaactttcaaagttcttaattttccgcattgactgaccttcatgtcttaaagtaatgatgaactgttgtttctctttgcttatttgagctgttctagccctatttggtaaaagagcaagtccatattatggctattttttgtataccacccctacctcacaacacaactgattggctcaaatgcattaaggaaat is a genomic window of Salvelinus alpinus chromosome 18, SLU_Salpinus.1, whole genome shotgun sequence containing:
- the mrps18c gene encoding small ribosomal subunit protein bS18m isoform X2, producing the protein MKKSLTVGVKFMEKVDSCHSVDPFAVSRSKMFAVRSIRSLQFTFSQLGGTQQCLRSLSGSSNVVKKNDDMPLQMENPYKQPQKGCILCNITVDFKNVQLLSQFVSPHTGRVYGRHITGLCGKKQREIGKAIKKAHSMGFMSVTHKDPHFMKDPNICDIRHLE
- the mrps18c gene encoding small ribosomal subunit protein bS18m isoform X5 yields the protein MFAVRSIRSLQFTFSQLGGTQQCLRSLSGSSNVVKKNDDMPLQMENPYKQPQKGCILCNITVDFKNVQLLSQFVSPHTGRVYGRHITGLCGKKQREIGKAIKKAHSMGFMSVTHKDPHFMKDPNICDIRHLE
- the mrps18c gene encoding small ribosomal subunit protein bS18m isoform X1 gives rise to the protein MEVLDLLCGNCTNYHFENTFILGGTFDHGPTYKREQEITSNRQSSILALQLRLFNVTRWSIEGCAPLWEQCLRSLSGSSNVVKKNDDMPLQMENPYKQPQKGCILCNITVDFKNVQLLSQFVSPHTGRVYGRHITGLCGKKQREIGKAIKKAHSMGFMSVTHKDPHFMKDPNICDIRHLE
- the helq gene encoding helicase POLQ-like, which encodes MSAEIKVKRLSSRKRSRDRRISNLTPARKRTSASGRQCPDNTGQIELSRAMDQSMDAKFSEYCSDTEDLFGDYDSIVSDSSSLAKLDRVGQNMRPHDIDHTTSSRCPVVLLAGNPDFTSLKSSTDNCPKQSCDDSMTESFLEGFTDDAFLDMPSSQLAFLQNPQTADRNCCTDEDKTSMPMRHPEKSVSTEDRNERHIAPKARKSVSDHLKRAMMANAATPSSVSRTAVQKEAVVTEEISVAMQAMESVSMATTDRGPFFGLPTKVKELICNLKGIKDLYEWQKTCLNLDSVQQRRNLIYSLPTSGGKTLVAEILILKELLCRKRDALFILPYVSLVQEKVRGLASFGLELDFMVEEYAGSKGRFPPVKGRGKRSLYIATIEKAHGLVNSLIEANRLDNVGLVVVDELHMLGDGSRGAIIEMTLAKVLYISKSTQIIGMSATLGNVQDLQKFLKAENYTNDFRPVELKEYVKLKDSIYEVDPKEEECFRFSRLLNFKYSSAMQKIDQDHIVALVTEVIPSQSCLVFCPTKKNCENVAGMICKYLKEDFIQHKQAEKAVLLEELRSSGNGSLCPVLKKTVPYGLAYHHSGLTSEERKLVEEAYSAGVLCLLTCTSTLAAGINLPARRVILRSPYVAADFLKRSQYKQMVGRAGRAGIDTHGESILILQDKDKVLVKKLVSAPVEICISNLMHSDGKGVLSLILSVIGLNITNSLEQIRDFMSGTLLSVQEKQVCLERSLWEVTQECVELLKEKGLVTVSTEPQDGTLQVTKLGRATYKGSVDLTYCDLLYRDLSKGLESLMLNSFLHLIYLVTPYDMVSQCKPDWMVYFRQFTMLSAVEQKMCAAVGVSESFVARKAAGQNVKKNVDQVVVSRLYLALVLLSLLKETDLWSVADRFQLSRGFIQTLLSSSSVFCSCVLHFTEELEEFWPFKALLTELTRRLTYCVQAELIPLMEVAGVMERRAKLLYNAGYKTLAHLANADPNVLAKTVENLFKKQANQIVASAKMLLNEKADALQEEMDDLLMMPLDLLSL
- the mrps18c gene encoding small ribosomal subunit protein bS18m isoform X3, whose protein sequence is MWNRSKMFAVRSIRSLQFTFSQLGGTQQCLRSLSGSSNVVKKNDDMPLQMENPYKQPQKGCILCNITVDFKNVQLLSQFVSPHTGRVYGRHITGLCGKKQREIGKAIKKAHSMGFMSVTHKDPHFMKDPNICDIRHLE
- the mrps18c gene encoding small ribosomal subunit protein bS18m isoform X4, whose protein sequence is MGSKMFAVRSIRSLQFTFSQLGGTQQCLRSLSGSSNVVKKNDDMPLQMENPYKQPQKGCILCNITVDFKNVQLLSQFVSPHTGRVYGRHITGLCGKKQREIGKAIKKAHSMGFMSVTHKDPHFMKDPNICDIRHLE